A single Malaclemys terrapin pileata isolate rMalTer1 chromosome 3, rMalTer1.hap1, whole genome shotgun sequence DNA region contains:
- the LOC128833562 gene encoding uncharacterized protein LOC128833562, with amino-acid sequence MHTFQEPQVTSNNNEEDIVDEEEEENVRQASRGSICPDSQELFLTLEPVPSQDQLAAECDAREDTSVGQRLSQIRRQKKKIWKDMFNELMRASESDKTELSAWRITLSENLDMDREDRRAFREQERAMQDEMLQILKEQSDMLRCLVEVQERQLDARDPLQPMLNLLPSSPSSTSTSPKCPMRWGEQRGGWESSVLLALNTMGEGTRTRRCPFPQRWLLSQCIYKQAFFLLPQ; translated from the exons ATGCATACCTTCCAGGAACCCCAGGTGACCTCAAACAACAACGAGGAGGACATTGttgacgaggaagaggaggagaatgtgaggcaggcaagCAGAGGATCCATTTGCCCCgacagccaagaactgtttttaactCTGGAGCCCGTCCCTTCACAAGACCAGTTGGCAGCAGAGTGTGATGCCAGGGAAGACACCTCGG tgggacagagactttcccagattagaaggcagaaGAAGAAGATTTGGaaggacatgttcaatgagttaatgcGTGCCTCTGAAAGTGACAAGACGGAGCTCAGTGCATGGAGGATTACACTGTCCGAGAACCTGGACATGGACAGGGAGGACAGGAGAGCCTTCAGGGAACAAGAGCGTGCCATGCAGGACGAGATGCTGCAGATTTTGAAGgagcaatcagacatgttgaggtgtctggttgaggttcaagagaggcagctggatgctagagaccctctgcagcctatgctgaacctgctgccatcatcACCCAGTTCTACATCCACCTCCCCCAAATGTCCTATGAGGTGGGGGGAGcaaaggggtgggtgggaaagtTCAGTATTGCTTGCACTCAACACCatgggggagggtacaaggaccagaaggtGCCCATTTCCACAACGTTGGTTGTTATCGCAGTGCATCTATAAGCAagctttctttctcctcccccaatag